Part of the Cardiobacteriaceae bacterium TAE3-ERU3 genome, TAGGCATGTTCAGCTGGCCGAGCGAACGCGCAAGGCGCTGCAAGTGCGCTTCGTTGTCGAGCATTTTTCCGCCGATCACTGCACTCACTTCGTAGACCGCGTCCCCCATCAGGAAGCCACGGTCAAAAATAGAAATTTTTGCTTCGCTTTCGGGAACAAATTCCCCATTGACGAAAACAGTACGTTCTTTGCTGTTAGCCATTATCTCGCCCCTTCGCGGCACCAATTCTCAGGCGCAATGCGTTGAGTTTGATAAAGCCTGCTGCGTCTTTATGGTCATACGCTGCTTCATCATCGAAGCTGGCGATAGCATTATCAAACAAGGTATCTTTTGAGCTGCGACCAAGCACAGTGACGTTGCCTTTATACAATGACAGGCGCACTTCACCATTGACGCTTTCCTGACTTTGGTCAATCAGGCCTTGCAGCAGCTTGCGCTCAGGCGCCCACCAATAGCCGTTATAGATCATTTCAGCGTATTTCGGCATCAATTCATCTTTAAGGTGCGCAACTTCGCGGTCAAGCGTGATTGATTCAATCGCGCGGTGTGCTTTGAGCATGATCGTGCCGCCGGGCGTTTCATAGCAGCCGCGGCTCTTCATACCCACGTAGCGGTTCTCAACGATATCGATGCGACCAATACCGTTCTCACCACCAAGGCGGTTCAGCTCGGCGAGCATCTCATGAGGTGCGAGGCGCTTGCCGTTGAGCGCGACCGGATCACCTTTTTCGTAGGTCAGGGTAATTTCAGTTACTTCATCCGGTGCTTGCTGAGGAGAAACGCTGCGCAGCCACATATCTTCACCCGGTGCGGTGTCGGTGTCTTCCAGTTCATTGCCTTCATAGGAAATGTGCAGCAAGTTAGCATCCATCGAATAAGGTGCTTTACCTTTTTTCGCGGTAATATCGATACCATGTTCAGCTGCATATTTGAGCAGCTTCTCGCGGCTGAGCAGATCCCACTCACGCCATGGTGCAATCACTTTAACTTCTGGCAGCAGCGCATAAGCACCAAGCTCAAAGCGCACTTGGTCGTTGCCTTTACCAGTCGCACCGTGAGCAATCGCGTCCGCACCGGTCTCTTTGGCGATTTCAACCAAACGCTTGGTGATCAGCGGACGGGCAATAGACGTGCCGAGTAAGTATTCACCTTCATAGATGGTATTGGCGCGGAACATTGGGAAAATATAGTCGCGAGCAAATTCTTCTGTCAGGTCTTCAATATAGATTTCCTTGACGCCAAGCGCTTGCGCTTTAGTACGCGCTTGCTCGACTTCTTCACCTTGGCCGATATCTGCGGTAAAGGTGACGACTTCGCACTGATATTTATCTTGCAACCACTTGAGGATAACCGAGGTATCCAGGCCACCAGAATAGGCGAGTACGACTTTTTTAACTGACATGTTTGCTCCTTGAACCCGAGTAAAAGGACTATTCTAACGCAGCGCTTGAAGCGGTGAAATAAAAACGCAATACCTTAAATTGATGTTTAAGGTACTCGTGGCTTTATAGCAAGCCACTACGGAAATAGCGGCTTGGAGACAATTTGAAGAACAAAGAGACTATACCAACGTTTGTTATACTGATT contains:
- a CDS encoding argininosuccinate synthase, with the translated sequence MSVKKVVLAYSGGLDTSVILKWLQDKYQCEVVTFTADIGQGEEVEQARTKAQALGVKEIYIEDLTEEFARDYIFPMFRANTIYEGEYLLGTSIARPLITKRLVEIAKETGADAIAHGATGKGNDQVRFELGAYALLPEVKVIAPWREWDLLSREKLLKYAAEHGIDITAKKGKAPYSMDANLLHISYEGNELEDTDTAPGEDMWLRSVSPQQAPDEVTEITLTYEKGDPVALNGKRLAPHEMLAELNRLGGENGIGRIDIVENRYVGMKSRGCYETPGGTIMLKAHRAIESITLDREVAHLKDELMPKYAEMIYNGYWWAPERKLLQGLIDQSQESVNGEVRLSLYKGNVTVLGRSSKDTLFDNAIASFDDEAAYDHKDAAGFIKLNALRLRIGAAKGRDNG